One window of the Rhipicephalus sanguineus isolate Rsan-2018 chromosome 2, BIME_Rsan_1.4, whole genome shotgun sequence genome contains the following:
- the LOC119382312 gene encoding uncharacterized protein K02A2.6-like, whose translation MLSLVAEAVLTGSPLPEGGDWGPYTTRTNELSLHEGCLLWGARVIVPKSLQSQVLKLLHAGHPGIEKSKMIARSHVWWPGIDNDMTNQVRSCPVCQAHQKSARRIPIMPWPFPDKPWSRIHVDSGGPFMGHYFLRDGGCFFQMGGRSPCSITICRGHNLCVQDCLAQHGLPDVIVSDIGPAFTSIQYADFLNRNGIRPHAGALLINPASNRAAERVVQTIKDN comes from the coding sequence ATGCTGTCACTAGTGGCTGAGGCTGTCCTGACCGGGAGTCCTCTTCCGGAGGGTGGAGACTGGGGGCCTTATACTACAAGGACCAATGAACTTAGTCTGCACGAAGGATGCCTCTTGTGGGGAGCCCGTGTCATCGTTCCGAAGTCCCTGCAATCCCAAGTCCTAAAGCTGTTGCATGCTGGCCACCCTGGAATTGAGAAATCAAAGATGATTGCTAGGTCCCATGTGTGGTGGCCTGGAATCGATAATGACATGACAAACCAGGTGCGGAGCTGCCCTGTTTGCCAAGCGCACCAGAAGTCTGCCCGGAGGATACCAATTATGCCATGGCCATTTCCTGACAAGCCCTGGTCCAGGATCCATGTTGATTCTGGAGGTCCATTCATGGGACACTACTTCCTTCGTGATGGTGGATGCTTTTTCCAAATGGGTGGACGTTCACCCTGTTCCATCACCATCTGCAGAGGCCACAATCTCTGTGTTCAGGACTGTCTTGCTCAGCATGGTCTGCCAGATGTCATTGTTTCAGACATTGGGCCAGCATTCACCAGCATCCAGTACGCCGACTTCCTGAACAGGAATGGCATCCGTCCGCATGCTGGTGCCCTCCTTATCAACCCTGCTTCCAATCGTGCTGCAGAGCGGGTCGTGCAGACCATCAAAGATAATTAA